From Paenibacillus polymyxa, the proteins below share one genomic window:
- a CDS encoding nucleoside hydrolase, translating to MSQTNVYFNHDGGVDDLVSLFMLLQMEQVHLTGVSVIPADGYLEPATDASRKIIDRFGQNKGPVEVAKSNSRGKNPFPAAWRLHSFYVDALPVLNESGRMEAPLSSLPAHQHLIEKVRGAEGKTLLLFTGPLTDLARALDEAPDIEAKIEKLVWMGGTFEKGNVEEPEHDGTAEWNVFWDPEAAYRVWQSGITIDLVALESTSKVPLTPAVRNRWAAERRYEGVDFLGNCYAGCPPLVYSETNSTYYLWDVLTTASVGRPDIVKKKTVHCSVIAEGPSQGRTVEQADGRPVNLVYDTDPEAFFTYMADLAKQAAPKRY from the coding sequence ATGAGTCAGACAAACGTTTATTTTAATCATGATGGTGGAGTGGATGATCTAGTATCCCTGTTTATGCTGCTTCAGATGGAACAGGTTCATTTGACCGGAGTATCGGTTATTCCAGCAGATGGTTACCTGGAGCCGGCGACGGATGCCAGCCGTAAAATTATTGATCGTTTTGGACAAAATAAAGGGCCTGTTGAAGTCGCCAAGTCTAATTCACGCGGTAAAAATCCGTTTCCTGCCGCTTGGCGTTTACATTCCTTCTATGTAGATGCATTACCTGTGCTGAATGAATCGGGGCGAATGGAAGCACCGCTTTCATCCCTGCCAGCTCATCAGCATCTAATTGAAAAGGTACGCGGAGCTGAAGGTAAAACGCTGTTGCTATTCACTGGACCGCTAACCGATCTGGCACGGGCGCTGGATGAAGCACCGGATATTGAAGCCAAGATTGAAAAGCTGGTATGGATGGGCGGCACCTTTGAAAAAGGGAATGTGGAGGAGCCGGAGCATGACGGTACCGCAGAGTGGAATGTGTTCTGGGACCCGGAAGCGGCCTATCGAGTATGGCAAAGCGGCATCACAATTGATCTGGTAGCGCTGGAAAGCACAAGCAAAGTGCCTTTAACTCCAGCCGTACGCAATCGTTGGGCTGCCGAGCGCCGATATGAAGGCGTTGATTTCCTGGGCAATTGTTACGCAGGATGTCCTCCGCTCGTGTATAGCGAGACCAACTCAACATATTACCTGTGGGATGTACTGACCACTGCATCTGTAGGACGCCCGGATATTGTCAAGAAAAAGACCGTGCATTGCAGCGTTATCGCAGAAGGCCCAAGTCAGGGCAGAACGGTGGAACAGGCGGATGGACGCCCTGTGAACCTGGTATATGATACAGACCCGGAAGCTTTCTTTACGTATATGGCGGATTTGGCCAAGCAGGCTGCTCCCAAACGTTACTAA
- a CDS encoding GAF domain-containing sensor histidine kinase yields MTTSPTGFYNSIQEATAHVIDVLSDILHVNTIFIAANDGVTNVILDSFNREEVLVRNGEELPFELSYCSLVLNHSADYLTISETSTHPHTCGLDVTKTIGNHSFTGIPIHMKDGQAYGTICVLDAPSAHLTETEIKALQAMAVFLGYVVELEKDKFDAEVSSMNKLDLISSLSNKIRFSLTEIWGATDLMLTTELTEEQQQYMSIMESSSRSLLMLLNNILDYSNIESRQIDDLEDPFDLRTMMENVLSLYTEVAVQRNLELKLDWNLASSPIFIGDEAKIRRMLINLVDNAVKFTSTGSVILSATTQSVADAPEVELEVRVKDTGIGISPNKLKLWLEHDHGYSPSYDNPGLGWQITKQLLKRMNGKMTGISEPGRGTEITLQFTLKIYQESA; encoded by the coding sequence ATGACTACTTCACCTACAGGTTTTTATAATAGTATTCAAGAAGCTACCGCACACGTCATTGATGTGCTGAGTGATATTTTACATGTAAATACCATTTTTATTGCCGCTAATGATGGGGTTACCAATGTGATTTTAGATTCATTTAACCGGGAAGAGGTACTGGTTCGCAATGGTGAGGAGCTTCCTTTTGAGCTTAGCTATTGCAGTCTGGTGCTGAACCATTCCGCCGATTATCTCACCATTTCGGAAACGTCTACTCACCCGCACACATGTGGTTTAGATGTGACTAAAACCATTGGGAACCACTCATTTACAGGAATTCCTATTCACATGAAAGATGGTCAGGCTTACGGAACCATTTGTGTTTTGGATGCGCCATCTGCCCATTTGACAGAAACGGAAATAAAGGCTCTTCAGGCTATGGCTGTATTTCTGGGTTATGTGGTAGAACTGGAAAAAGACAAGTTCGATGCTGAAGTCTCTTCTATGAACAAGCTGGATTTGATTTCTTCCCTGAGTAATAAAATTCGGTTTTCGCTCACTGAAATTTGGGGAGCCACGGATCTCATGCTGACCACGGAGTTAACAGAAGAACAACAGCAATATATGAGTATCATGGAGTCGAGCAGTCGCTCACTTTTGATGCTGCTGAATAATATTTTGGATTATAGCAATATTGAATCCAGACAGATTGATGATCTTGAGGACCCGTTTGACCTGAGAACGATGATGGAAAATGTGTTGAGCTTGTACACAGAAGTAGCTGTGCAACGGAATTTAGAATTGAAGCTGGATTGGAATCTTGCCAGTTCGCCTATTTTTATCGGGGATGAGGCTAAAATTCGGCGTATGCTGATTAATTTGGTGGATAATGCAGTGAAGTTTACAAGCACAGGATCAGTCATCTTATCTGCGACCACTCAATCTGTGGCCGATGCACCTGAGGTTGAATTGGAAGTACGGGTGAAGGATACCGGAATTGGTATATCTCCGAATAAGCTGAAATTGTGGCTTGAGCATGACCATGGGTACTCTCCCTCATATGACAATCCCGGCTTGGGTTGGCAGATTACCAAACAGCTGTTGAAACGAATGAATGGTAAAATGACAGGGATTAGCGAACCTGGCAGAGGGACGGAGATCACGCTCCAGTTTACCCTGAAAATATACCAGGAGTCAGCCTGA
- a CDS encoding DUF4280 domain-containing protein: protein MSESYVVDGAQIQCTYGSHSGRFSVSANRGISIGDKLQGNIQDFHPQTHIPSFGMCRSMHNPTVSSANKGNSGRIIPQPCIPSVSMPWLNGKKDVYVDQSPALMSCSTNLCMWCGKISFTSDGQE, encoded by the coding sequence ATGAGTGAGAGCTATGTAGTGGACGGGGCACAGATACAGTGTACCTATGGAAGTCATTCGGGCAGGTTTAGTGTTTCAGCTAACAGGGGGATTAGTATTGGTGATAAATTGCAGGGGAATATTCAGGATTTTCACCCGCAGACGCATATCCCATCTTTCGGCATGTGCCGTAGTATGCACAATCCTACAGTTTCTTCTGCTAACAAGGGCAATTCTGGAAGAATCATTCCGCAACCCTGCATACCCAGCGTGTCTATGCCTTGGTTGAATGGAAAGAAGGATGTATACGTAGATCAATCTCCGGCTCTGATGAGCTGCTCCACGAACCTATGCATGTGGTGCGGAAAAATTTCATTCACGTCAGATGGGCAGGAATAG
- a CDS encoding contractile injection system protein, VgrG/Pvc8 family, with protein MGLAGTVLTYGNIRVNAPYEIVRLLDVQLTLKVNEHGKVYITALIPDEDHAKYDGLAHDEDVLEVYEMDEDRGTVSIFKGIVTHIRIGFKNGVYHMYIEAASFTYMLDRQRKNRSFQNSSLTYYQLFRELIDSYPHGDFIDLTDSNQKLGGFTIQYGESDWEFLKRMASHLHTGLIAEITSVFPRLWLGTSKEQVKGELSSINFSLQKTKSGPQYTYAEVEDTKRFELGDVVLFRRKHWVIDQIHAEMKQGIMTYDYVLVPEAGIPREVIHNQFIKGASIEGKVIELNSENESVKLHLSVDSTQSKAEGCWFAYPTMYTGDGIGWHCMPELGDHVHLYFPSNKEKEARVVQSLRKRDYTGDEISQPSRKLLHTKSQKVARFDDKELALSTQKDKILVRLNPASGIHVYSHHDLTFHADTDLVLHGKKVQMTATREISLTCKTSYIRTDGTLHIKASKFMKNQMPDAELKAYQSLIQELKGKGYPQWVQDLLLQYKADYYKAVAAGDKKGAKEAAAKAKQLRQQVAEIDRMPAWARAQMHGYTSQWWEAHGANDKAKQKQMHLLANQLRDNVLINELIRGHSAKSYLDANRLEELSGQYADAAHKLTVADQKAIAKEAAALRSKYGVNSQLARENLNKLAKKYPDSFSYKLPTTGDWDKELNAALHDFAKKYGLENKDYGRDVLAVYLHQVANGILPWPKVNKAATPAAPTTKTEPGKKTPTTPDKPSKEETKPLDPKDYKDGLVAVKKIESYISSKGIKGNQARALYRVNDYTNNSIIQKKLSSNRKAPLVFFFEGDGSYSYKQEDHPEGRYGAMVIVVIDGEIKYTSKNASTLPDYESKYKTVKDGVYEFVGGLHLSTYPALRIRNGAPVPATKGSQKKECTAEGVNIHQGYNADKKPKPTSTACITVHKDEYVRFLSSVGVVKNSLNEKANPVEGLAILDRKDRTK; from the coding sequence ATGGGACTAGCAGGAACTGTGCTGACTTATGGAAATATTAGAGTGAATGCGCCGTATGAAATTGTCCGTCTACTGGATGTTCAATTGACACTGAAGGTAAATGAGCACGGCAAAGTGTACATCACTGCTCTCATACCGGATGAAGATCATGCGAAATATGATGGTTTAGCGCATGATGAGGATGTGCTAGAGGTATACGAGATGGATGAAGATCGAGGCACAGTAAGCATCTTTAAAGGAATCGTCACCCATATTAGAATTGGATTCAAAAATGGTGTATATCACATGTACATAGAGGCAGCCTCTTTTACATATATGCTGGATCGACAACGGAAAAATCGTTCGTTTCAAAACAGCAGCTTGACGTATTATCAATTGTTTCGGGAGCTTATAGATAGCTATCCACACGGCGATTTTATTGACCTGACAGACAGCAACCAAAAGCTCGGCGGCTTTACTATTCAGTATGGGGAGAGTGATTGGGAGTTTCTGAAAAGGATGGCCTCTCATCTGCACACTGGACTGATTGCCGAGATTACATCCGTATTTCCGCGGCTATGGTTAGGTACCTCAAAAGAACAGGTGAAAGGTGAACTGAGCAGCATTAACTTTTCCCTCCAAAAAACAAAGTCAGGCCCCCAGTATACGTATGCTGAAGTGGAGGACACGAAACGTTTTGAACTTGGAGATGTGGTCTTGTTTCGACGAAAGCATTGGGTTATTGATCAGATTCATGCAGAGATGAAGCAGGGCATTATGACATATGACTACGTTCTCGTTCCAGAAGCGGGCATTCCGAGGGAGGTTATACATAATCAGTTTATCAAAGGTGCTTCTATTGAAGGGAAAGTTATTGAATTAAATAGCGAAAACGAATCCGTTAAACTTCACTTGTCCGTAGATTCCACACAGTCCAAAGCTGAAGGGTGCTGGTTTGCTTACCCCACTATGTATACCGGTGATGGGATCGGCTGGCATTGCATGCCCGAGCTTGGGGATCATGTCCATTTGTATTTTCCATCCAACAAAGAAAAGGAAGCTCGTGTAGTTCAATCCCTGCGTAAGAGAGACTACACAGGAGATGAAATCAGCCAGCCATCCAGAAAGCTGCTTCATACCAAATCACAAAAAGTGGCGAGATTCGATGATAAGGAATTGGCCCTCTCCACCCAGAAAGACAAGATACTTGTACGCTTAAATCCTGCATCTGGTATTCACGTGTACAGTCATCACGATCTTACCTTTCACGCCGATACAGACCTGGTGCTGCATGGCAAAAAGGTACAGATGACCGCTACTCGCGAAATATCTCTGACGTGCAAAACCAGCTATATCCGAACCGATGGAACACTTCATATCAAGGCTAGTAAGTTCATGAAAAATCAGATGCCTGATGCCGAATTGAAAGCTTATCAATCCCTGATTCAAGAATTGAAGGGGAAGGGATATCCACAATGGGTACAGGATTTGCTGCTTCAGTACAAAGCCGACTACTACAAGGCCGTGGCAGCAGGGGACAAAAAGGGGGCCAAGGAAGCAGCGGCCAAGGCCAAGCAATTGCGTCAGCAGGTGGCAGAAATAGATCGTATGCCTGCCTGGGCCAGAGCGCAAATGCATGGATACACGTCCCAATGGTGGGAAGCGCATGGCGCAAACGACAAGGCCAAGCAAAAGCAGATGCATCTTCTCGCCAACCAACTGCGTGACAACGTGCTAATCAACGAGCTGATTCGTGGTCATTCAGCCAAATCCTATCTGGATGCGAATCGGCTGGAGGAACTGTCCGGGCAATACGCAGATGCGGCCCATAAGCTGACCGTTGCTGACCAAAAGGCTATTGCTAAGGAAGCGGCCGCTCTGCGGAGTAAGTACGGGGTGAACAGTCAGCTTGCCAGAGAGAATTTGAACAAGCTTGCCAAGAAGTATCCAGACAGCTTCTCGTACAAGCTACCAACTACAGGCGATTGGGATAAAGAGCTTAACGCCGCACTGCATGATTTTGCGAAAAAATACGGCCTGGAGAATAAGGACTATGGTCGGGATGTACTGGCCGTATACCTGCATCAAGTAGCCAATGGTATTCTTCCATGGCCTAAGGTTAATAAGGCTGCAACGCCAGCAGCTCCAACAACGAAAACGGAACCGGGCAAGAAGACGCCGACTACTCCTGATAAACCGTCGAAAGAGGAAACGAAGCCATTAGATCCTAAGGATTATAAAGATGGATTGGTAGCGGTGAAAAAGATTGAAAGCTATATAAGTAGTAAAGGCATAAAAGGTAATCAAGCCCGGGCTCTGTACAGAGTAAACGATTATACCAATAACAGTATCATTCAAAAGAAGCTGTCCTCGAATCGTAAAGCACCGCTTGTGTTTTTCTTTGAAGGGGATGGTTCTTATAGTTATAAACAAGAAGACCACCCGGAAGGTCGATATGGAGCAATGGTAATTGTGGTGATAGACGGCGAGATTAAGTATACAAGCAAAAATGCCAGCACACTTCCTGATTATGAGAGCAAGTATAAAACGGTTAAAGATGGAGTATATGAGTTTGTAGGCGGGTTGCATTTGAGTACTTATCCTGCTTTGCGTATTCGGAATGGTGCACCAGTTCCAGCAACCAAAGGAAGTCAAAAAAAGGAGTGCACAGCAGAAGGTGTAAATATACACCAGGGCTATAATGCTGATAAAAAGCCTAAACCAACTTCGACAGCTTGTATAACGGTTCATAAAGACGAGTATGTCAGATTTCTGAGTTCAGTAGGCGTGGTGAAGAACTCATTAAATGAAAAAGCTAATCCTGTAGAAGGATTAGCTATTCTTGATCGGAAGGATAGAACAAAGTGA